The bacterium BMS3Abin08 DNA segment AGACCACGGCTAAGAAGACCACGGCTAAGAAGACCACGGCTAAGAAGACCACGGCTAAGAAGACCACGGCTAAGAAGACCACGGCTAAGAAGACCACGGCTAAGAAGACCACGGCTAAGAAGACCACAAAAAAGGCAGCTACCAAGAAGGCAACTGCCAGGGAGAAGTAAGAACCCTTCACGCTGGAGGGTTCACATACCCTCCAGCACATTTTAATTATATAAGATTCCTTCCAAAAAAAGCATTACATCACATCCAATAACCTATCTAAAAGAGTCATTTCCGTCCAAAGCAAGAACTTAACTATAGTCTGTGTATAAATTACAGTCATTAGTCATTCCCGCAAGCGAAGCGAGTCGGGAATCCTTCTTAAAGAACGATTCCGGACAAGCCGGAATGACGGAATAACGACAACTGTTCGACTTTATCACAGACTCTAACTAATTGATATTACAATGCACCTTGTCGAAAGCCCCGACCTTTGGCCGGAGGGCTTGACAAGCTTTTAAGGCAAGCCAGGCATTGTAAATCAGGAAAGAAGGGTATCTGGAGAAGATGTTGCAGGGTTAAATACTATACAAATGCATAACTGTGTGTCAGTTCACTCTCTTCAGCGATCAGATCCCATGAGTCTATGGAGGATAGTACCTTTCTGATGAACCTTATATGGGTGGAATGGCCTGCCCGCTCTGCAAGAATATGGGCGTAAACCGGATATCCTATAAGAGACAGATCTCCCAAAAGATCGAGGATCTTGTGACGTACAAATTCATCATGAAACCTGAGACCCCCGTTGTTAAGTATTCCTTCATCCCCGATTACAACTGCATTGTCAAGGGAGCCGCCTTTGGCAAGACCGTTGGCCCTTAACAGTTCAACATTCTTAAGGAATCCAAAGGTTCTTGCAGGCGCTATATGCCTGATGAAATTCTCTTCATTGATATCAATGCTCAGATTCTGAAGGCTAAACAGGGAGTGTTTAAAGGAAATGCTGTAGGTTATTCTCCTGCCGTTGTAGGGGATAGCCATTATCTTAGAGTTGCCGTCATGTAACAGTATTGGTTTTGTAATCCTGATGTACGATTTCTTTTTTGCCTGTTTGGAGATGCCGGCCTTGAGGGTTATGGCAACCAGTTCAGTTGAGCTACCGTCAAGAATTGGTATTTCAGGTCCTTCTACCTCTATTATAAGGTTATCTATTCCCAAACCGGCAAGCACAGAAAGAAGATGCTCCACGGTCTTAACCCTTGTTCCATTATAACCGAGCGTTGTAGCAAAGGCAGTATCCACAACAGCACCTACATGTGCCTTTATTACGATGTTTCTATCCTTTCTGACAAAAATTATGCCCGTGTCCCTCGATGCGGGGTTCATGGTAACCATGCAGAGCCTGCCGCTATGGAGACCGATGCCCTTGAAGGTAACAGCCTCCTTAATTGTCCTCTGTAGTCTCATACCCAGGATTATAATTACAGCAATAATGATGCCAAGTGTTCAGATATGATTATCAACAATGCCGGGAGTTGGTTTTTGCATTGAGACAACAATGATGTGGTATTTTATACACAGTTGGTTTAGGATTTGCAATGTCTATCTTGCCGAAAGCCAAAGCCTCCAGCGGTGGTGCTTGACGGGCAGGCTTAATCCTTGACAGAACCCCCTATAACGATTTCAGGGATTCTCACTGTTGGCATGGCGTCTGAAACCGGCACGCCCTGGGCGTCCTTCCCGCAGGTTCCAATGGAAAAGCCTATATCGGTCCCCACCATATCTATGGAGTTTAGTATCTGAGGGCCGTTCCCGGTAAGGGTTGCGCCACGCACGGGTTCAGAAATCTTACCACCTTCAATTAAATAGCCCTCCTGGACGTCGAAGACAAAGTCTCCGTTTATCGTATTGACCTGTCCCCCGCCCATCTTTTTTACATATAGCCCTTTGTTGACCGACTTTATGATATCATCGGGATTATGGGTGCCGGGGGCTATAAAGGTGTTGGTCATTCTTGGAATTGGTCTGTGCCTGTAGGATTCCCTCCTGCCGTTGCCTGTCGAGGTCTTTCCCCCTTTCAATGCGTTGAGCCGGTCATACAGGTAATTGACAAGGATGCCCCTGTCAACCAGGATGGTCTTCTGCGAAGGAACTCCCTCATCATCAAATCTGAAGGAACCCCTCTTTCCCTGGATTGTTGCATCGTCAATCACCGTAATCAGTTTTGATGCCACCCTCCGCCCCATTTTGCCCGAATATACCGATAGACCCTGATCGGCGAGGTCTGCTTCAAGGCCATGTCCAATTGCCTCGTGTATCATCGTTCCTCCTGCCTCAGCGCCTATCACCACGGGCATCCTTCCTGCGGGAGCCTTGGGGGCCCTGAGCATCATTACCGCCCTCTTTGCTGCCTGTTCAGCAAGTTCTTCAATAGGGTTTTTATCGAATATCTCGAAACCGATAAGTCCCCCAAGGGGTTCATATCCTGTCTGGATGGTTCCATTTTCAGCGGCAACAACCTGGACAAGTGCCAGGGTATAGATGCGTTCATCGTCAGTGATGGTTCCATCAGAGGTTGCTATCCTTACCTGCTTTAATGTATCACGGTAAACGGCCAGGACCTGCTTGATTTTATTGTCATATGAACGGGCGACGCTATCGGCGTTCCTGACGAGGGAAATCTTTTTCCCGGTGGGTACATTTTCAGGTGGTACGGTAATGATAAAGTTTACAGCCGGTTTGGAAACAGTGAGGTCTGCAGCAAGGCTTTTTGGGTTTCCCTTTGACGCCTTTCCCACAAGGGCCGCAAGCTCGATCAGGGATTTTTCATCAAGCTGGTTGGAGTAGCCATAGGAACTTTTTCCGTTGAAGATTACCCTTATTCCAACACCGGCATCAACGCCCTTGTGGAGTTTATCCAACTTGCCATCCTCTATCTGTGCCAAGAAGGACAGGCGTGACTCACAGTATACATCGGCATAGTCACCACCTTTGCTTAGTGCAACTTCAAGAACCCTGCACAGGACCTCTTTATCAATCATTTAGACCTCCATTGAATATTTTAACCCAACCTTGCTCTTCTGTCCTTAACCTGAGTGCGTCCATAAGCAGAATAAAATATCTTTCGTAAAGCCTTTCCCATGGCCCCTGTCTGGACCCGATAACAAGACCTTCCAGTTTTCTTAGGTGTTTTTGGCTGTGAGAGGCGATAAGTCGCTCGTGTTCTTCATGGAAGGAGAGGAGATTATCCCGGTTTTTGCCCCTGTTAAGAATATGTTTCCATTTCTTGAAAACAAAAATTCTCTCGATAAAGTTATCCATGATCCCCGGGTCATGGAGTCTTTCGTCATCTTCTACAGGGATTGCCCGGAACCGTTTGGTAAAGGCAAGTGCAAACAACCCCATTCCCAAGCGGTAAGACCGGTCCCCGGTACTGTAGACCCTGACATTCAGAAGTCCTGAACTTGGAGAGCGGCTCTTGAAGATGAAGCCGGAGAGGTCTTCCTTTTCAAGTTTTTGTAACTCCTTCATTATCCAACCGTGCATTTTTTCCGTGTGGTCCGCAGATCTATCTACGGACACAAGGCGGGGGTATGTTGGGTCTCCCACGAGCTTCATTGCCTCTCTCGGAACGGGGAGACCGCACCCCACTTCGGGACATACCGGGATCCACTGAACAATGTGCCCGAGGGTGGATTTAAGATAATGACTGAGTTTGTGTCCGCCGTCATATCGGACTTTTTCGCCGAGGAGGCAGGAACTGATGCCTATGCCGGGTTTTTTCATATACCTTAAAGTATATCATAGTGGTAAACAAAAGATACCCCGTCCCGAAATATCGGGACGGCGGGGAGTTATATTCTGATCCTTTAAGCAGGGTATGCCTGCTTTCGGGAGCTCTGTGCTTGAAGGTATGTACAAGTAGTGTATAATATTACGGGTATAACTGGCGGATGCCCCACCATGTGGGCGGGCTGCTTGACTGAATATGGAAGAGAGATCAAAGGAGAGTTCTTAATGATTGGTATAATCGGTGGAAGCGGGCTTTATGATATCCCGGGCGTTGTTGCTGTTAGGAAAGAGCGTGTTGCGACTCCTTATGGTGATCCCTCTGATGAATTTATAATAGGCGGTATTTCAGACAGGGAGGTTGTATTCCTTGCAAGACACTCCCACAGGCACAATATCCCCCCCCATCGTGTTAACTACAGGGCAAACGTCTGGGGGATGCACCATCTCGGGGTCAGGCGTATTGTGGGAGTGAATGCAGTAGGTGGAATCAATGAGGATTACAGGGTTGGTGAGATTGTCCTGCCGGAACAGATTATTGATTTTACCCATGGAAGGGCTGCGACCTTTTACGATGACGATGATGTGGTACATGTTGATTTTACCAATCCCTACTGTCCGGAAACGAGATCGGTTTTTTTAAAGGCGGCTGAGGCCATTGGTGAAGACCTTCATGATGGAGGAACATATTTATGCACAGGGGGCCCCAGGCTCGAGACGGCGGCGGAGATACGGTTTTTCAGGAGTATAGCCGCAGATCTGGTGGGGATGACAGGGATGCCCGAAGCAGTTCTTGCAAGGGAGCTTGAGGTCTGTTATGTTGCCC contains these protein-coding regions:
- the lpxC gene encoding UDP-3-O-[3-hydroxymyristoyl] N-acetylglucosamine deacetylase translates to MRLQRTIKEAVTFKGIGLHSGRLCMVTMNPASRDTGIIFVRKDRNIVIKAHVGAVVDTAFATTLGYNGTRVKTVEHLLSVLAGLGIDNLIIEVEGPEIPILDGSSTELVAITLKAGISKQAKKKSYIRITKPILLHDGNSKIMAIPYNGRRITYSISFKHSLFSLQNLSIDINEENFIRHIAPARTFGFLKNVELLRANGLAKGGSLDNAVVIGDEGILNNGGLRFHDEFVRHKILDLLGDLSLIGYPVYAHILAERAGHSTHIRFIRKVLSSIDSWDLIAEESELTHSYAFV
- a CDS encoding protease TldD; translation: MIDKEVLCRVLEVALSKGGDYADVYCESRLSFLAQIEDGKLDKLHKGVDAGVGIRVIFNGKSSYGYSNQLDEKSLIELAALVGKASKGNPKSLAADLTVSKPAVNFIITVPPENVPTGKKISLVRNADSVARSYDNKIKQVLAVYRDTLKQVRIATSDGTITDDERIYTLALVQVVAAENGTIQTGYEPLGGLIGFEIFDKNPIEELAEQAAKRAVMMLRAPKAPAGRMPVVIGAEAGGTMIHEAIGHGLEADLADQGLSVYSGKMGRRVASKLITVIDDATIQGKRGSFRFDDEGVPSQKTILVDRGILVNYLYDRLNALKGGKTSTGNGRRESYRHRPIPRMTNTFIAPGTHNPDDIIKSVNKGLYVKKMGGGQVNTINGDFVFDVQEGYLIEGGKISEPVRGATLTGNGPQILNSIDMVGTDIGFSIGTCGKDAQGVPVSDAMPTVRIPEIVIGGSVKD
- a CDS encoding S-methyl-5'-thioinosine phosphorylase produces the protein MIGIIGGSGLYDIPGVVAVRKERVATPYGDPSDEFIIGGISDREVVFLARHSHRHNIPPHRVNYRANVWGMHHLGVRRIVGVNAVGGINEDYRVGEIVLPEQIIDFTHGRAATFYDDDDVVHVDFTNPYCPETRSVFLKAAEAIGEDLHDGGTYLCTGGPRLETAAEIRFFRSIAADLVGMTGMPEAVLARELEVCYVALSVVTNVAAGMSGKKLTTTEVLTTMKRSTGRLKKVLSLAITTMPDKRGCACKDALKDARL